The window CTGctacaggctctcatgcctcaaccagatcgccaggctcccctgcctcagccggcaCGTCGGGCTTTCATGCCTCAgacggatcgccaggctcccctgcctcagccggcaCGTCGGGCTTTCATGCCTCAACCAGATCGCCAGGCTCTCCTGCCTCAGCCGGCACGTCGGGCTTTCATGCCTCAACCAGATCGCCAGGCTCTCCTGCCTCAGCCGGCACGTCGGGCTTTCATGCCTCAGATGGATCACCAGGCTCCCTTGCCTCAGCCGGCACGTCGGGCtttcatgcctcagccggattgccaggctcccctgcctctactGATCTGTCAGGTTCCCGCGTCCCAGCTGACTCGACAGGTTCCCGTGCCTCAGCTGTCGTGACAGGTTCTCACACATCAGCAGGGGTGACCCGTCCGCTCCTGATCCCTCAGGTTCGTCCCCTTTGAcggcgtcctgcggctggagccgtGCATTGGGGAGGGGGTGCTGGCACGTATACTgacctctctggcctctaggttatcaggctgttgattatcccacacacctgtcaccatcgtcttgcacacctgcgcctcatgactctcacctggactccatcacctccttgatgatcttccctatatctgtcactcccttggttctttcctcaggtgttattgactctgtttcattGTCGGTGTTTTGTTTGTGGTTCGTGTTCAttgtttcttttatttatttaaactctcactccctgaacttgcgtcccgactctcagcgcactcgttacacAGTTGTTTGTTTTCTGTCCATGTTATGCTCAAAGAATGAAACTCATCAACTGGGTTAGATCTCAGAGGGCTGTAGTGTTTTGGTCTAAAATCTTGTCTTTAGCCTTGTGGAAAACACATTTCTGATTCACAACATAAAACAAATAAAGCATATTGTTAGATGTTTTTTCGTTACGGTCTCTCTTCAGTACAGTAGTTGCCGTATCACTGGACATAATTACCATGCTAGTCATTAGTAGTGAGTAACTGCTGAATGTGATAAGCTGCACCTGTGAGTGTTATTAGTAGTAATATGTGATTAATAAGGATGACTTCCTTCACCATAAGAACTGCAGAGTCTGGAGTTTGTAACATGGATGTTGCTCTATTGTAATCCCTTCTGAAGAACACCTGCCTCTATAGGTTTCTCCAGAGTCTCTCTACAACACCTGATGATGTTGATGACCATGATGCTCTAATGGTTCATATCACCTCTGTAATCACCCAGCTACAGTACAAACTCATGTGTCAGTGTGCTgactgaggaaaggagaggggagcgaAATACATTAATAGCCAATTAAATAGCCATTCGTACAGCTGTAGTTATTAAAGTGGTTTTGTAACATACTAATACTGATCACTGGATCACCGCCTTGTAcgacaactgcaccgcccgcaatgGCAGGATTCTACAGGGGGTGGTGCGGCCAAACCAACACATCGTCGAGGGCACActgcctgtcctccaggacatctacatcaccaggtgtcacaggaaggccaagaagatcatcaaggacctgagccacctgagccacggcctgttcaccccgctaccctCTAGAAGACGGAGACAGttaaggtgcatcaaagctgggaccccCACCCAGTACCCTCCTCTGAACCTAAGACTGTCACTAGCTGGCTACCCTACACTATAAAACATTTCATGTAAATTCTACAGTAACTTACTGGCAGCAATTGGACAGTAGGTTACTCTAATTTATTTGACAGTACAGATACTGTCATTCATTTCACGGCAATCCATTGTACGGCACCAAAAATGTTACTGTAATCTAATTTACAGTATATTACTGGAATTACCCATGCAGCAACATATTAACCAGTGTTCTTTGTAAGTTTTCATTTCAACATTTGCATTAATATTTTTGCTCTTATACGTAGTAACTATCAGTCAGTAGATTTATCCAAGGTTGATTAAAaaaacatatcacagtcatagcaagtaaaGCTTTTCTGTGTGTTACTGAAAATGTTTTAGCTAAGGATACATTAGTCTTCAAAATAATTGTAATTACAGCAAGATATCGTATGATATCTCTGACTATCTCTGGATACTGCCAATACAATACTGAGATATTACCGGTAACTTGATTCCAGACTATCGAAACACAGTACAATATAGTGAAAGTGACTATTAAACTGTAATACAATtatttctactgtattttactgtaattataAGGGATTCGAGAAAGCAGGTCGTCTGTAGGTATTTGCATATTACAGCATATGAATGAATACTAGGTGTTTTATATCACTTGCACTTCTGGAAgacttttaattttaattttaattttacctttattttactaggctagtcagttaagaacaaattcttattttcaatgacggcctaggaacagtgggttaactgcctgttcaggggcagaacgacagatttgtaccttgtcagctcagggattcgaacttgcagcTTCTAAACTGGCCATGATTACAGGGCAAAAACAGATCAAATGGACATGTGTAAATACTCAGCCATTAAAAGGTTTAAGACACGACCATTTTGATCTGCTCCATATATACTGTTGATAGGGAACTACTATCACATTTCACTTAAATTGGTACAGGACTCTCACAAAGGGGTGCAACAAATATAACCACTTACAAAGCACACAGTCAAATATGTTAATGACCCAGCGATTCCTTCTCCTCCCACAATACTTCGTCACAATGCACCATCGTTTACAGTATGCTGCAGTAAATGTATCGCAAAACAGCAATAGAGTACTTTATTGTTGAATTGTATACAAAATAATGTTTGGTGTTTTATATCCCTTGTACTTTAGGCCTTAACAAAGGCTTCTAACCAACCATTAAAGGTTTGAGACTTGCTGCCACTCTGATCTGAACCTTATATAAAGGTCATTGTTAGGGAACCGCTACAACGAGTGCAACAAATAGAGCCTCTTAAAATACGTTAATATACGGCACTCCAAAAATGCAATATGGTACTGTATTCTGAATGACAGTAAATTACTGTAGAGTTTCAGGACAAAGTTTGTAGAACTCCTAAaatgcagtatactgtattactgtattctgTGGGGATAGAACATTCTCACTCACAGCtgcaacaaatatagcctcaTACATTCcttaaaatatgttaatgagccagAGACTCCCTACTACTccctctactcagcaaattggatgcagtctatcacaatgccatccatttcgtcaccaaagccccatatactacacaccactgcgacctgtttgctctcgttggctggcccacgcttcatattcgtcgccaaacccactggctccaggtcatctattaGTCCTTGCGAGGtaaagaacttgttctcaactggcttacctggttaaataaaggtgaaataaaaaataaatacagtcattgatcactggtcactttaataatgtttacatactgttttgcctactttatatgtatatactatattctagtcaaggctcatcctatataactactgctgtacacaccttttctattcttATACTGTCCatgctgtctatacacaccatcatatacatagatagaaacataagcattccgctgcagacaggcagagggagacagacagacagacagacagacagacagacagacagacaggcagagggagacagggagacagacagacagacagacagacagacagacagacaggcagagggagacagacagacagacagacagacagacagacaggca of the Oncorhynchus masou masou isolate Uvic2021 chromosome 10, UVic_Omas_1.1, whole genome shotgun sequence genome contains:
- the LOC135547507 gene encoding sericin-1-like, with the translated sequence MTLGPGTATGSHASTRSPGSPASAGTSGFHASDGSPGSPASAGTSGFHASTRSPGSPASAGTSGFHASTRSPGSPASAGTSGFHASDGSPGSLASAGTSGFHASAGLPGSPASTDLSGSRVPADSTGSRASAVVTGSHTSAGVTRPLLIPQVRPL